One genomic window of Methanosalsum zhilinae DSM 4017 includes the following:
- a CDS encoding DUF166 domain-containing protein yields MTVIGIITRGKYGKRLVKTLRSKTDLKSIVAQLPENAPQLIDEPLQFLEKAGFDYEVFDADIIITYSLHPDLTSAIANLAAKNGVKALIIPGGRSQAPVQELQKISRESGIYIENDEICCTLKENAFTSDFTSKLGTPELKISICEDKVSRVQVIRGAPCGSTWYMADKLKGVNVKEAPSMAGLLVQQYPCRAVRGTHGGIHESAEVHKRAVEMALLDECNLQKDFQENVNNE; encoded by the coding sequence ATGACAGTTATCGGAATCATTACACGTGGAAAATACGGCAAACGCCTTGTAAAAACTCTAAGATCGAAAACCGACCTGAAGTCAATCGTAGCTCAGTTACCTGAAAATGCCCCTCAGTTAATAGACGAGCCACTTCAGTTTCTTGAAAAGGCAGGATTTGATTATGAAGTCTTTGACGCAGATATTATAATCACCTACTCGCTTCATCCGGACCTCACCTCAGCAATAGCAAATCTGGCTGCAAAAAATGGAGTCAAAGCCCTTATAATCCCAGGCGGAAGATCACAGGCACCTGTGCAGGAACTTCAGAAGATATCCAGAGAATCAGGAATTTATATTGAGAATGATGAAATATGCTGTACACTCAAAGAAAATGCTTTTACCTCTGATTTTACCTCAAAGCTTGGAACCCCTGAACTTAAAATCAGCATATGCGAGGATAAAGTATCCCGGGTACAGGTGATAAGAGGTGCTCCATGTGGAAGCACATGGTACATGGCAGATAAGCTGAAAGGAGTCAATGTGAAGGAAGCACCTTCGATGGCAGGACTTCTGGTTCAGCAGTACCCATGCAGGGCAGTAAGAGGAACACATGGTGGAATACATGAATCTGCAGAAGTCCATAAAAGAGCTGTTGAAATGGCCCTTCTTGACGAATGCAATCTACAGAAAGATTTTCAGGAAAATGTCAACAATGAATGA
- a CDS encoding (5-formylfuran-3-yl)methyl phosphate synthase, which translates to MKLLISPINPQEAISAANGGADIIDVKNPKEGSLGANFPWVIRSVKEAVGSLKPVSATIGDFNYKPGTASLAALGAAVAGSEYIKVGLYDIQTEEQALDMLSNITRSVKDYDPTKKVVASGYSDYSRVNSIAPFLLPEIASRCGVDVVMVDTAIKDGKSTFDFMSEEELKKFTHLAQRSGLECAIAGTLKFDDLPIIGRIAPDIIGVRGMVCGGDRNSCIQEELVKQLRQKMYDL; encoded by the coding sequence ATGAAACTACTTATAAGTCCAATCAATCCGCAGGAAGCCATCAGTGCTGCAAACGGCGGTGCTGATATCATTGATGTTAAAAATCCCAAAGAAGGATCACTTGGTGCCAATTTTCCCTGGGTGATACGGTCTGTTAAAGAGGCAGTAGGTTCCTTAAAACCGGTAAGTGCGACGATTGGAGATTTCAATTATAAACCAGGAACCGCTTCCCTTGCTGCACTGGGTGCTGCGGTTGCAGGTTCTGAATACATCAAAGTAGGTCTTTATGATATTCAGACAGAGGAGCAGGCACTTGATATGCTGAGCAATATTACAAGGTCTGTTAAGGACTATGATCCCACAAAAAAGGTTGTTGCTTCCGGATATTCAGATTACAGCCGTGTAAATTCAATCGCACCTTTCCTTCTTCCGGAAATAGCATCACGATGTGGGGTTGATGTTGTTATGGTAGATACTGCTATAAAAGATGGAAAATCAACTTTTGATTTTATGTCAGAAGAAGAACTTAAAAAATTCACACACCTGGCTCAAAGATCTGGTCTGGAATGTGCAATAGCAGGTACACTCAAATTTGATGATCTTCCAATTATTGGCAGGATCGCTCCTGATATAATAGGGGTAAGGGGAATGGTATGCGGTGGTGACCGAAATAGCTGCATCCAGGAAGAGCTTGTCAAGCAACTCAGGCAGAAGATGTATGATCTATAG
- the tmk gene encoding dTMP kinase → MRGKLITFEGIDGAGKSTIVSLLRSSGVMEDVVFTREPTDSWLGRTVETAIHSDTDHLAELFLFTADHAQHISKVIRPAVNNGICVISDRYSDSTYAYQGMTLAGMFDDPVKWAQDLRKDWTIIPDLTILLDIDPAIAVKRCGDRGEQTKFEKLEFLQGVRSNYLRLAEQDPDRFIVVDSSGSAREVAEKISLIISPLLQK, encoded by the coding sequence ATGAGAGGAAAACTGATCACGTTCGAGGGTATTGATGGTGCAGGCAAATCTACCATTGTTTCATTGCTCAGGTCATCTGGGGTTATGGAAGATGTAGTTTTTACAAGGGAGCCTACTGATAGCTGGCTTGGTAGAACCGTTGAGACTGCTATTCATTCAGATACGGATCATCTTGCAGAGCTGTTTCTCTTTACTGCAGATCATGCACAGCACATATCAAAGGTCATACGTCCAGCAGTAAACAATGGTATATGTGTAATATCTGACAGATATTCTGACAGTACCTACGCATACCAGGGAATGACACTTGCAGGAATGTTTGATGATCCTGTAAAATGGGCTCAGGATCTTCGAAAAGATTGGACCATTATACCCGATCTTACAATTCTTTTGGATATTGATCCTGCAATTGCTGTCAAAAGATGTGGTGACAGAGGTGAACAGACAAAGTTCGAGAAACTTGAATTTCTCCAGGGCGTGCGTTCGAATTATTTAAGGCTTGCAGAACAGGATCCTGATAGATTTATTGTAGTGGATAGTTCAGGTTCTGCAAGAGAGGTTGCAGAAAAAATATCTCTGATAATAAGCCCTTTACTGCAAAAATAA
- a CDS encoding HisA/HisF-related TIM barrel protein, whose translation MYPLNMFRVLLVLDIFNNCVVHAVRGQRDKYMPISNFSSVCTTSDPVEIVEHLMPDEVYIADLNRLQNKGRQDANSAAIKEISQKADTLLDYAITSMDEVADAMKLADTAVLGTETATFKTIVEAASEFPKQISVSIDMINGKVLKRDSGISQNPLDIIKELNDLDIRDIIFLDLDRVGTSSGVDTELIGKMASLSSHKMLHGGGVRNCEDIKNISEAGFSGALVSTAIHSGSIPLSVLYQNR comes from the coding sequence ATGTATCCATTAAATATGTTTCGAGTTTTACTTGTACTGGATATATTTAATAATTGTGTAGTCCACGCAGTCAGGGGTCAGCGGGACAAATATATGCCTATCAGTAACTTCAGCAGTGTATGCACCACATCAGACCCTGTAGAAATCGTTGAACACCTCATGCCTGATGAAGTATATATTGCAGATCTTAACAGGTTACAGAATAAAGGCAGGCAAGATGCAAATTCAGCCGCTATCAAAGAAATATCCCAAAAAGCAGATACATTACTTGATTATGCAATCACGTCTATGGATGAAGTTGCAGATGCAATGAAACTGGCAGATACTGCGGTCCTTGGTACAGAAACTGCCACCTTTAAGACAATTGTGGAAGCTGCATCAGAATTTCCGAAACAGATAAGTGTAAGTATTGACATGATAAATGGAAAAGTACTCAAGCGTGATTCCGGTATATCCCAAAACCCACTGGATATTATAAAAGAACTTAATGATCTGGATATCCGTGATATAATATTCCTGGATCTTGATCGGGTAGGTACTTCATCCGGTGTGGATACTGAACTTATAGGTAAAATGGCATCTCTCTCCAGTCATAAGATGCTGCATGGAGGTGGAGTCAGGAACTGTGAAGATATTAAGAACATATCTGAAGCAGGATTTTCTGGAGCACTGGTATCAACGGCTATACACAGCGGATCAATACCCCTATCTGTTCTGTATCAGAATAGGTGA
- a CDS encoding ArsR/SmtB family transcription factor has protein sequence MDASIILDILGNENRRKILQILSNRPYYVSEISKKLEVGPKAIISHLSMLEDAGLVRCHIDSNRRKYFSISNNVYLDISLSPNSYVASIQTFSISQANDPRGHVHAKHERANDFVSDILEMNEKIQDIKGEIRDIVARQHELRAEINRIMDACDEIIEHNTKDPLEARILHELLADDCDLASLSYNLGIDPAIVNAYLSSLHRRRLIEFTIVNGHKYWTINKQKR, from the coding sequence ATGGATGCATCTATCATTCTGGATATACTTGGCAATGAAAATAGAAGAAAGATACTTCAGATCCTTTCAAACCGTCCATATTATGTGAGTGAAATCTCTAAAAAGCTGGAAGTTGGTCCAAAGGCAATAATCAGCCATCTGAGCATGCTGGAGGATGCTGGATTGGTCCGGTGCCATATCGATTCCAATAGACGCAAATATTTCAGTATCAGCAATAATGTATATCTGGATATCTCCCTGTCTCCCAATTCATATGTTGCATCAATACAGACCTTCTCCATTTCACAGGCAAACGATCCCAGAGGCCATGTTCACGCTAAACATGAAAGAGCAAATGATTTCGTTTCTGACATTCTGGAGATGAATGAGAAGATCCAGGATATAAAAGGAGAAATACGAGATATTGTGGCCAGACAGCATGAACTTAGAGCAGAGATCAATAGAATAATGGATGCCTGTGATGAAATTATTGAACATAATACTAAAGATCCCCTTGAGGCCAGAATTTTGCATGAACTGCTGGCAGATGACTGTGATCTTGCATCGCTTTCATACAACCTGGGGATAGATCCGGCCATTGTTAACGCATATCTGTCTTCTCTTCACAGGAGGAGACTCATTGAATTTACAATCGTTAATGGTCACAAATACTGGACAATAAATAAGCAAAAGAGGTGA
- a CDS encoding RNA ligase partner protein: MLRQRFVLDTTALTDQQVRESIGHSQLCEGIKGILDLVAESRLQLGISCYIPFPSVYDELQEFARNNGCDLDVTAKIDTWLVKKTPDRYEVKIPARVFHEYVAFMRARINKGMGVAEDAIWEAATECLFLTSSANSKKDIEDNIEREVIGKTVGKFRNKYRAALRYGILDSAPDIDVLLLAKEIDAAVVANDFGIQKWAEELGVRFVPAKTFPMMLKEYLKQTSSLAYRGEGDIFDQITKSRD; encoded by the coding sequence ATGCTAAGACAGCGTTTTGTTCTGGATACTACGGCACTGACAGATCAGCAGGTAAGGGAATCAATTGGTCATTCTCAGCTTTGCGAGGGAATTAAGGGTATACTTGATCTTGTAGCCGAGTCCAGGCTGCAGCTTGGAATCAGCTGCTATATCCCTTTTCCATCGGTATATGATGAATTACAGGAATTTGCCCGAAATAATGGCTGTGACCTGGATGTGACTGCAAAGATCGATACATGGCTTGTAAAAAAAACTCCTGACAGATATGAAGTTAAGATTCCTGCGAGGGTATTCCATGAATATGTGGCATTTATGCGGGCCAGGATCAATAAAGGCATGGGTGTGGCAGAGGATGCTATATGGGAGGCTGCAACAGAATGTCTGTTTCTGACATCTTCTGCAAATAGCAAGAAAGACATTGAGGATAATATAGAAAGGGAAGTTATCGGCAAAACAGTCGGTAAATTCAGGAACAAATACCGTGCAGCTTTAAGATATGGTATTCTTGACAGTGCTCCGGATATCGATGTACTTCTTCTTGCCAAGGAAATTGATGCTGCAGTAGTTGCAAATGATTTTGGAATACAGAAATGGGCTGAAGAGTTAGGGGTGCGCTTTGTCCCGGCTAAAACATTTCCGATGATGTTAAAAGAATATTTAAAGCAAACATCCTCTCTTGCCTACAGGGGTGAGGGAGACATATTTGATCAGATAACAAAATCCAGGGATTGA
- a CDS encoding CDC48 family AAA ATPase: MTADTFVRVAEAYHRDVGRGIAKIDPDLMQRQGLVSGDVIEIIGKEKSYARVMPGYLDDVGKNIIRIDGNIRNNLRVGIDDKVAIKKIDAREAKRVTLAPLQPIRIVGGARYIHRIIEGRPISRGQKIRIEAVNNPLTFVVVSTNPSGPVIVTRNTEVILKEKPAEEVVKTGQISYEDIGGLKREIGLVREMIELPLRHPELFQKLGIEPPKGVLLYGPPGTGKTMIAKAVASETDANFVSLSGPEIMSKYYGESEQKLREVFEEAERDAPTIIFIDEIDSIAPKREEVTGEVERRVVAQLLSLMDGLKTRGEVIVIAATNRPNSIDEALRRGGRFDREIEIGIPDRNGRLQILYVHTRGMPLEKDLNLGDIADVTHGFVGADISSLAKEAAMHALRRILPEIKIEEDIPQEVMDKLEVKKSDFEEALKNIEPSAMREVFVEVPHIDWNDIGGLDKAKQELREAVEWPLKYPELFEAVNTKPPRGIMLFGPPGTGKTLLAKAVASESEANFISIKGPELLSKYVGESERAVRETFRKAKQSAPTVVFFDEVDSIAPRRGMSSDSHVSERVVSQILTELDGVEELKDVVIVAATNRPDIVDPALLRPGRFDRLIYVRSPDKKSREKIFSIHLKGKPLSDDVDISELAGMTEDYVGADIESICREATMLALRDFIKPDMSKADMKQNLEKIVVNKSHFKRAISRIRPASSSESGRDYDQSIESFARYLADEEEEEGVEPDEGSSKE, translated from the coding sequence ATGACAGCAGACACATTTGTACGAGTTGCTGAGGCCTATCATCGTGATGTTGGAAGGGGTATTGCAAAGATTGACCCTGATCTGATGCAGAGACAGGGCCTTGTGAGTGGAGATGTAATTGAAATTATAGGTAAGGAGAAAAGCTATGCCCGGGTAATGCCCGGCTATCTGGATGACGTTGGGAAGAACATTATCAGGATAGATGGAAATATCAGGAATAACCTCCGGGTTGGAATTGATGACAAGGTGGCAATAAAAAAGATAGATGCCAGAGAAGCAAAACGAGTAACCCTTGCTCCTCTTCAGCCAATACGCATAGTAGGCGGTGCGCGTTATATCCATCGCATAATTGAAGGCAGGCCCATATCCCGAGGCCAGAAGATCAGAATTGAGGCAGTTAACAATCCTCTGACTTTTGTGGTGGTATCTACCAATCCTTCAGGACCTGTAATAGTTACAAGAAATACTGAAGTTATACTTAAGGAAAAACCGGCTGAAGAAGTGGTTAAGACCGGACAGATATCATATGAGGACATTGGAGGCTTAAAGAGGGAAATAGGTCTTGTAAGGGAGATGATCGAACTTCCCCTGCGGCACCCTGAACTTTTCCAGAAACTTGGCATTGAACCCCCAAAGGGTGTCCTTCTGTACGGACCACCGGGAACTGGTAAGACCATGATCGCAAAAGCAGTGGCTTCTGAAACGGATGCGAATTTTGTATCTCTCAGTGGACCGGAAATCATGTCCAAGTACTATGGTGAAAGTGAGCAGAAATTAAGGGAAGTGTTCGAGGAAGCAGAACGCGATGCACCTACTATCATATTCATTGACGAAATCGATTCCATTGCACCAAAACGTGAAGAGGTTACTGGTGAAGTTGAACGAAGGGTCGTGGCACAGCTCCTGTCATTGATGGATGGTCTGAAAACAAGAGGTGAAGTAATTGTAATTGCAGCCACCAACCGTCCAAATTCAATAGATGAGGCTCTCAGACGTGGAGGCAGATTTGACCGGGAGATCGAGATTGGAATTCCTGATCGAAACGGAAGATTGCAGATACTCTATGTGCACACCAGAGGAATGCCTCTTGAGAAGGATCTCAATCTGGGAGATATTGCAGATGTCACCCATGGATTTGTGGGTGCAGATATTTCATCACTTGCCAAGGAAGCAGCAATGCATGCACTAAGACGGATCCTTCCTGAGATCAAGATCGAGGAAGATATTCCCCAGGAAGTCATGGACAAACTGGAGGTCAAAAAATCAGACTTTGAAGAAGCATTGAAAAACATTGAGCCTTCAGCTATGAGAGAGGTGTTTGTGGAAGTACCTCATATTGACTGGAATGACATCGGTGGTCTGGATAAAGCTAAACAGGAACTTAGGGAGGCAGTTGAATGGCCCCTGAAATATCCTGAGCTGTTCGAGGCTGTCAACACCAAACCTCCAAGAGGTATCATGCTCTTTGGACCGCCTGGTACGGGCAAAACTCTGCTTGCAAAGGCAGTGGCAAGTGAAAGTGAGGCCAACTTCATTAGTATAAAGGGTCCTGAACTTTTGAGCAAATATGTTGGTGAATCAGAGCGAGCTGTGCGTGAGACCTTCAGAAAAGCAAAACAATCCGCTCCAACAGTGGTATTCTTTGATGAGGTCGATTCCATTGCTCCCCGCAGGGGAATGAGTTCAGATTCTCACGTAAGTGAACGTGTTGTCAGTCAGATACTGACGGAACTGGATGGTGTTGAAGAGCTGAAGGATGTGGTGATCGTTGCAGCTACCAACAGGCCTGATATCGTGGACCCTGCACTGCTTCGTCCAGGCAGGTTTGACAGGTTGATCTATGTAAGGTCTCCTGACAAAAAGAGCCGTGAGAAAATATTCTCCATTCATCTTAAAGGAAAACCTCTTTCAGATGATGTGGACATTTCAGAACTCGCTGGTATGACCGAAGATTATGTAGGAGCTGATATTGAATCTATCTGCAGGGAAGCTACAATGCTTGCACTGAGAGATTTCATAAAACCAGATATGAGCAAAGCTGATATGAAGCAGAATCTGGAAAAAATAGTTGTGAATAAATCACATTTCAAGAGAGCCATATCTCGAATCAGGCCTGCATCATCTTCAGAGTCAGGAAGAGATTATGATCAGAGTATTGAATCATTTGCCAGGTATCTGGCAGATGAGGAAGAAGAAGAGGGCGTTGAACCCGATGAGGGATCCTCTAAGGAATAA